TCGGGCGGCTCTGGGACGGCGCCAAGGAGGCGCTGCGCCAGCTCACCTACTTCGAGATGAAGAAGCGGGCCGGGGTGGTCGGCAAGGAGGGCCTTGGCCCGCTGCTCGGCCGCATCCACCGGGCCGACCCCGACGTTCGCATCCACCTGATCGGGCACAGCTTCGGAGCCCGCCTGGTCTCCTTCGCCCTGGCCGGCCTGCCCGACGGCGACTCCCCGGTCAAGTCGCTGTACCTGCTCCAGGGCGCGTTCTCGCACTTCGCCTTCGCCGACGCCCTGCCCATGGACCGCTCCCGCGGCGGCGCCCTCAAGGGCATGGCCGCCCGGGTCGACGGCCCGCTGGTGGCCTCGTTCACGGACCACGACACCGCCGTCGGCAAGCTCTACCCGCTGGCCTCGCTGAGCTCCCGGGACGACGCCGCCGGCCTGGAGGACCGGCTGTACCGCTGGGGCGGGATCGGCCACGACGGCGCCCAGGCGGTCGACGCCACCGTGGCCGGCCTCGGCCCGGTCGGGACCGGCTACCCCTTCCAGCGGGGCCGCTTCGTCAACCTCGACGGCAACGCCATCGTCAACCGCGGCGGCCCGCCGGCCGGCGCCCACTCCGACATCTTCCATCCCGAGCTGGTCTGGGCCGGGCTGGCCGCGGCCGGTCTCGTCACGGCCACCTAAACCCGGCGTCCCCTACCAGCGGTTCTGCCTCCGCGAGTACCGCGGGGTGGTGGAGCCGGCCCACGCCCCTGTCCGGGAAGCGGCCGGATCAAGGTCGACCCGGCCGCATCCTGCGGATCCGGCTCGGCTAGCTCACCACTCGAACTCGCCCGAGGACCGGCCGGTGCTGGGGTTGCCGAGGCCGGTGCCGGGCTGGGCGCCGGGGTTCGGCTGGCGCGGCGGGGAGATCGTCGGGCCGGTGGCGCCGCTGTCGCGGGGCGAGGCCTCCAGCAGGGCCGGGGTGTGCCAGGTGTCGCCGACCAGCTCCAGCACCGGCCGCCAGGCCGGGGTGGCCCTGGCCACCGCCTTGGACTGCATCAGCTCCTCGAGCTCCTCGCCGGCGACCTCGTCCTTCTCCAGCAGCCGCTCCGACAGGGCCCGCACGGCCGGCTCGTTGGCCCGCAGCAGCTCGACCGCCTGCTGCTTGGCCTCGGCCAGCAGCTCGCCGATGGCCTTGCGGCTGTCGGGGTTGCCGAGGATGGCGGCCAGCGGCCCCTCGTTGTAGGGGGTCTGGGGCAGCACCCCGTAGGAGACGAGGTCGTCGCCCATGGCCAGCAGGCCCAGCATGATGGCGGCCTGCCGGGTGGCGTGGCGCAGGTCGGAGCTGGGCCCGGTGGTGGTCTCGCCGAACCAGATCTCCTCGGCGGCCAGCCCGCCGAGGGCGACCACGATGTCGCGGCGCATGTCCTCGCGCAGCTCGGTGTGGCGCTCCTCCAGCGGCGTCCGGTAGACCACCCCGAGGGTGTCGCGCCGCTTGATGATCGAGGCCACCTGGATCTGGTCGTCCAGCTCCAGGATGTAGGCGAGCACGGCGTGGCCGGCCTCGTGGAAGGCGGTCATCTGGCGGTCCCGGGCCGAGGTCTTGGTCGCCTCCTTGAGGCCGATCTCCTCGGTCACCTTGGCCGTCCACAGGTCGTCGAAGTTGAGCTTCTCGCGCCCGTCGACCAGGGCGAAGATCAGCGCCTCGTTGACCAGGTTCTTGATCTGGGCCGGGCTGAACCCGTAGGTCGCCCTGGCCAGCCGCGAGATGTCGACCGGGTCGTGGGGCACCTTGTCCAGGTAGTACTGGAGGATGTCCTCGCGGCCCGGCCCCGAGGGCAGGCCGACGTGCAGCTTGCGGTCGAAGCGGCCCGGCCGCAGCAGCGCCGGGTC
The DNA window shown above is from Actinomycetota bacterium and carries:
- a CDS encoding serine-threonine protein kinase, which produces GDGPVAEAPPADPVLVEDLKDVFEGAERHQALDELARLLEERPEDEAALARFQALMKELAGEPDAEPADEDQGELALLTDDPEEVFGRFADAVPRGGGGPAAGFGDTFGRLWDGAKEALRQLTYFEMKKRAGVVGKEGLGPLLGRIHRADPDVRIHLIGHSFGARLVSFALAGLPDGDSPVKSLYLLQGAFSHFAFADALPMDRSRGGALKGMAARVDGPLVASFTDHDTAVGKLYPLASLSSRDDAAGLEDRLYRWGGIGHDGAQAVDATVAGLGPVGTGYPFQRGRFVNLDGNAIVNRGGPPAGAHSDIFHPELVWAGLAAAGLVTAT
- a CDS encoding AAA family ATPase; this encodes MSQPLRYTLKTWGRRLLIFAIIYILFIPVLYWMYKSNRGLDWWNILGGDPRVGPEFRSYLIKNDHPLAPEFDLWATTRALPFAIISAIVTLALFVAIVLIQFVAIFWFLARGQTYVIYPREYDVSFDDVRGQPEIVESTKEALTLFQGFKKFRDAGGYPPHGILFEGPPGTGKTLLGKAIAGSANVPFVYASGTSFNNMFMGVGNLRIMRLFKKARKLSRKYGGAVIFLDELDAVGGTRGAVSTASEPADTTRHWLAKGPLRIIMGGMGMGGAGMYVNELLVQMDGMIMPKGLWRHVKRILHLGKPKIPQYNVMVIGATNQASTLDPALLRPGRFDRKLHVGLPSGPGREDILQYYLDKVPHDPVDISRLARATYGFSPAQIKNLVNEALIFALVDGREKLNFDDLWTAKVTEEIGLKEATKTSARDRQMTAFHEAGHAVLAYILELDDQIQVASIIKRRDTLGVVYRTPLEERHTELREDMRRDIVVALGGLAAEEIWFGETTTGPSSDLRHATRQAAIMLGLLAMGDDLVSYGVLPQTPYNEGPLAAILGNPDSRKAIGELLAEAKQQAVELLRANEPAVRALSERLLEKDEVAGEELEELMQSKAVARATPAWRPVLELVGDTWHTPALLEASPRDSGATGPTISPPRQPNPGAQPGTGLGNPSTGRSSGEFEW